From the genome of Thermogutta terrifontis, one region includes:
- a CDS encoding efflux RND transporter periplasmic adaptor subunit, translated as MTPKPLPASKHPRRGWVVKGPLVVLGLMMIGVPLVWSFLPRTLWQGNHDKPLTAKVIRGDFINEITERGDVESASNVEIRCEVESQGSGVMIIRIVPEGTYVQPGDFLVELDSSALRDQYVQQQIKVANEQALLIQAQRALDTALIAKQEYLEGQYRQQLLEIQIQNFIAEENRRRAEDYLKYSQSLAQKGYITQAQLEADQFALNKAIKELESARTKLDVLERFTKVKMLKQLDADIETARAKLEAQQHSYELQVQELKRIDEQIKKCVITAPAAGQVVYANQVGVRGQTDIIIQEGVRVRQYQTIIRLPDPKRMQVRTKVNESKIGLVREGLPAKIRVDALTGVEFDGEVTDVGEYPLPTSFFNSNVKDYQVVVKINNPSENLRGGLTAQVTILAQREPNVLQVPVQSVFEVAGDFYCITVNPDGSLQPVKVEIGPSNEKFVVIRKGLSENQEVVLNAAAYREKVGLAEKNQPMVASWSRSQGEQANAAQEAAAKEAEARKARFAGSAAAENQGNGASGGPGEASPATTPGRPPFGGEPGGPGGEGPGGMRPPGGFNPAMIVDRIFERMDTNKDGKLDPSEIPEDRRAEFMQSDTNGDGAIDKQELLAGFEKMRAAGGFPGGFGRRGGPDGRPSRPDNGEAQ; from the coding sequence ATGACACCGAAACCTTTGCCTGCCTCCAAGCATCCGCGGCGCGGTTGGGTCGTGAAAGGTCCCCTTGTTGTGCTCGGCCTCATGATGATTGGGGTTCCCCTTGTGTGGTCTTTTCTCCCTCGCACGCTCTGGCAGGGGAACCATGACAAACCGTTGACCGCCAAAGTCATCCGAGGCGACTTTATCAACGAGATCACTGAGCGCGGGGACGTGGAAAGCGCCAGCAACGTCGAAATCCGCTGCGAGGTGGAAAGCCAGGGCAGCGGCGTGATGATCATCCGTATCGTACCCGAGGGAACCTATGTTCAGCCCGGTGATTTTCTCGTGGAGCTCGACTCCTCGGCCCTTCGCGATCAGTATGTTCAGCAACAGATCAAGGTGGCCAATGAGCAGGCCCTACTGATCCAGGCGCAGCGAGCACTTGATACGGCGCTGATTGCCAAGCAGGAGTATCTCGAAGGCCAGTACCGGCAGCAGCTGCTCGAGATCCAAATTCAGAACTTTATTGCGGAGGAAAACCGACGCCGAGCGGAAGACTACCTTAAATACAGCCAGAGCCTTGCCCAGAAAGGCTATATCACCCAGGCACAGTTGGAGGCCGACCAATTCGCCCTGAACAAGGCCATTAAAGAACTGGAATCCGCTCGCACCAAGCTCGATGTCCTCGAGCGGTTCACCAAAGTGAAGATGCTCAAGCAACTGGATGCCGACATCGAAACAGCCCGGGCCAAACTCGAGGCCCAGCAGCATTCCTATGAACTTCAGGTCCAGGAACTCAAGCGGATTGATGAACAGATTAAGAAGTGCGTCATCACGGCTCCCGCGGCGGGACAGGTGGTCTACGCCAACCAAGTCGGTGTCCGAGGACAGACAGACATCATCATCCAGGAAGGTGTCCGCGTCCGTCAGTATCAGACCATCATCCGACTCCCTGACCCCAAACGGATGCAGGTCAGGACCAAGGTGAACGAATCGAAGATCGGTCTCGTGCGGGAAGGCCTGCCGGCCAAGATCCGCGTGGACGCGCTGACTGGTGTGGAATTTGACGGCGAGGTCACCGACGTGGGCGAATACCCGCTGCCCACCTCGTTTTTCAACTCCAACGTCAAAGATTATCAGGTCGTTGTGAAAATCAACAATCCCTCGGAAAACCTTCGAGGCGGTCTGACGGCTCAGGTGACTATCCTTGCCCAGCGCGAGCCCAACGTCCTTCAGGTTCCCGTCCAGTCGGTGTTTGAAGTGGCGGGCGATTTCTACTGCATCACTGTCAATCCCGACGGAAGCCTCCAGCCGGTCAAGGTGGAGATCGGCCCCAGTAACGAAAAATTCGTGGTCATTCGTAAGGGACTCAGCGAGAACCAGGAAGTCGTTCTCAATGCGGCGGCCTATCGGGAAAAAGTAGGACTGGCTGAAAAGAATCAGCCCATGGTCGCCAGTTGGAGCCGGTCCCAGGGCGAACAGGCCAACGCCGCACAGGAAGCGGCAGCCAAAGAGGCGGAGGCGAGAAAGGCAAGATTCGCGGGAAGTGCGGCAGCCGAGAACCAGGGTAATGGTGCTTCCGGTGGTCCTGGCGAAGCCTCCCCCGCAACGACCCCGGGACGACCTCCGTTCGGTGGCGAACCGGGTGGGCCAGGCGGTGAGGGGCCCGGTGGGATGCGGCCACCGGGCGGCTTCAACCCCGCAATGATCGTGGACCGCATTTTTGAGCGAATGGACACCAACAAGGACGGCAAGCTCGATCCGTCGGAAATCCCCGAGGATCGCCGGGCAGAATTCATGCAGTCGGATACCAACGGCGATGGAGCCATCGACAAACAGGAATTGCTGGCGGGCTTTGAGAAAATGCGAGCGGCCGGCGGCTTCCCCGGAGGATTCGGTCGCCGGGGTGGCCCCGACGGTCGTCCGTCGCGCCCTGACAACGGGGAAGCCCAATGA